A genome region from Dolichospermum compactum NIES-806 includes the following:
- a CDS encoding Uma2 family endonuclease yields MTLAQETRYYSLQEYLELEVNSEIRHEYINGLIIPMTGGTPNHNQLAGNFYAMLNFALKRQPYQVFVTDQRLWIPTRKIHTYPDIMVVKNPLEYEEGRKDTLVNPVMIAEVLSKSTKSYDRDEKFAAYRTIPSLQEYILIDQYTMHIEQYFKTDNNKWIFSEFTDGDSSLNLSSIPCQILLADIYDKVDFNTEE; encoded by the coding sequence ATGACCCTCGCACAAGAAACACGCTACTATTCACTCCAAGAATACCTAGAATTAGAGGTAAACTCAGAAATACGTCACGAATATATCAACGGATTAATTATACCCATGACCGGTGGAACACCCAATCATAATCAACTTGCGGGCAATTTTTACGCAATGTTAAATTTTGCACTTAAACGTCAACCTTATCAAGTCTTTGTTACAGATCAACGTCTTTGGATTCCCACCAGAAAAATTCATACCTACCCTGATATTATGGTTGTGAAAAATCCCTTAGAATATGAAGAAGGAAGAAAAGACACCTTAGTAAATCCTGTGATGATTGCAGAAGTATTATCAAAATCTACCAAAAGCTATGATAGAGATGAAAAATTCGCAGCTTATCGAACAATTCCCAGCTTACAAGAATATATTTTAATTGACCAATATACAATGCACATTGAACAATATTTTAAAACTGATAACAATAAATGGATATTTTCTGAATTTACAGATGGAGATAGTAGCTTAAACCTATCTTCTATTCCTTGCCAAATCTTGTTAGCAGATATTTATGATAAAGTAGACTTCAACACCGAAGAATAA
- a CDS encoding 1-aminocyclopropane-1-carboxylate deaminase/D-cysteine desulfhydrase, with the protein MPSKFFPPLIQQINSEIGDNAGVKLYVLRLDLMHPQINGNKWFKLKYNLVEAKEKNLSTILTFGGAYSNHIYATAAAGNLLGFRTIGLIRGEENIPLNPTLQFAVAQGMELVYIDRQTYKKRHTEQLQNQLKQQFGEVFMIPEGGCNLNGLRGCIEILQTVRGFNTICLACGTGTTLAGMTLSLSQEQKVIGFPVLKGGDFLNEDINNLLTNYLASGLPTPVNTPAPWQLVSDYHFGGYAKVTNKLKLFCQDFQQQHDIPLDYVYTGKMFYGVMDLITQGFFQSESLLLIHTGGLQGNQDEKISKLSV; encoded by the coding sequence ATGCCGTCAAAATTTTTTCCTCCACTTATTCAACAAATTAATAGTGAAATTGGTGATAATGCAGGTGTTAAGTTATATGTCTTACGCTTGGATCTCATGCACCCCCAAATTAACGGTAATAAATGGTTTAAGCTGAAATATAACTTGGTAGAAGCTAAGGAGAAAAATTTATCCACAATCCTTACCTTTGGTGGTGCTTATTCTAATCATATTTATGCTACCGCAGCCGCAGGAAATCTGTTGGGTTTCCGCACTATTGGCTTAATTCGTGGAGAAGAAAATATCCCTCTCAATCCTACTTTACAATTTGCAGTAGCACAGGGAATGGAATTAGTATATATTGATCGTCAAACATATAAAAAACGTCATACAGAACAATTACAAAATCAATTAAAACAGCAATTTGGAGAAGTATTTATGATTCCTGAAGGAGGTTGTAACTTAAATGGTTTGCGCGGTTGTATAGAGATATTACAAACAGTGAGAGGATTTAATACTATCTGTTTGGCTTGCGGGACAGGAACAACATTAGCAGGAATGACACTATCATTAAGTCAAGAACAAAAAGTAATTGGTTTTCCTGTTTTGAAAGGTGGTGATTTTCTCAACGAAGATATCAATAACTTATTAACAAATTATCTAGCTTCTGGTTTACCAACACCTGTTAATACTCCTGCACCTTGGCAACTTGTATCTGATTATCATTTTGGTGGTTATGCTAAGGTAACTAATAAATTAAAGCTATTTTGTCAAGATTTCCAACAACAACATGACATACCTTTAGATTATGTATACACGGGAAAAATGTTTTATGGAGTTATGGATTTAATCACTCAAGGGTTTTTTCAATCGGAATCTTTGCTATTAATCCATACAGGAGGTTTACAAGGTAATCAAGATGAAAAAATATCTAAATTAAGCGTGTAA
- a CDS encoding sodium-dependent bicarbonate transport family permease, whose protein sequence is MNSSLLLSNILNPPVLFFFLGMLAIFLQSDLEIPQPLPKLFSLYLLLAIGFKGGYEIEESAINPEVVLTLLAAIFIASVVPIYSFFILRLKLDTYNAAAIAATYGSISAVTFITAQSFLKVLNIDSSGHMVAALAIMESPAIIVGIVLVRFFAKSQLETKEGKVEEEKFSWGEVLREAFLNGSVFLLIGSVIVGILTGEKGWEKLHPFTQDIFYGVLSFFLLDMGMVAARRIKELRSTGLFLIAFGVIMPVFNAIIGIFISKLIGMSEGNALLFAVLCASASYIAVPAAMRMTVPEANPSLYVSMALAITFPFNIIVGIPLYFNIIKTIGV, encoded by the coding sequence ATGAATTCTAGCCTTTTATTGTCTAACATTTTAAACCCGCCAGTGTTATTTTTCTTTTTAGGAATGCTGGCGATTTTTCTGCAATCTGATTTGGAAATTCCCCAACCATTACCCAAATTATTTTCTCTTTATCTGTTACTCGCAATTGGTTTTAAGGGTGGATATGAAATTGAAGAAAGTGCCATTAATCCAGAAGTTGTCCTCACTCTGTTAGCGGCTATATTCATCGCTTCTGTTGTTCCTATTTACTCATTTTTCATTTTAAGACTGAAACTGGATACCTATAATGCAGCGGCTATTGCTGCAACCTATGGTTCTATTAGTGCCGTTACTTTTATTACGGCTCAATCTTTTCTCAAAGTTCTCAATATTGATTCTAGTGGACACATGGTAGCTGCTTTAGCAATCATGGAATCTCCAGCAATTATTGTGGGAATTGTCTTAGTGAGATTCTTTGCTAAAAGTCAGTTGGAAACAAAAGAAGGAAAAGTAGAGGAAGAAAAATTTTCTTGGGGTGAAGTGTTAAGAGAAGCCTTTTTAAATGGTTCTGTATTTCTCCTCATTGGTAGTGTGATAGTGGGAATTCTTACAGGAGAAAAGGGTTGGGAAAAATTACATCCATTTACCCAAGATATATTCTATGGAGTGCTATCATTCTTTCTATTAGATATGGGTATGGTAGCTGCTAGAAGAATCAAAGAATTGAGAAGTACAGGTCTTTTCCTAATTGCTTTTGGCGTTATTATGCCTGTATTTAATGCCATTATTGGTATCTTTATCAGTAAATTAATTGGGATGTCTGAAGGAAATGCTCTTTTGTTTGCCGTACTTTGTGCTAGTGCTTCTTATATTGCCGTACCGGCAGCAATGCGAATGACTGTCCCTGAAGCTAACCCTAGTTTATATGTATCTATGGCTTTAGCTATCACCTTTCCGTTTAATATTATTGTTGGTATACCTTTGTATTTCAACATTATCAAGACAATAGGAGTATAA
- a CDS encoding P-II family nitrogen regulator, whose protein sequence is MQVVKKVEIIINSLELQKVLKILDHIGVSGYTIIEDVTGKGYRGRVIDDLEGHALTNGYVMTICNEEQERQIAEAVRPVIKKYGGVCIAADVKSIVD, encoded by the coding sequence GTGCAAGTTGTTAAAAAAGTCGAAATAATTATCAATTCCTTAGAACTACAAAAGGTGTTGAAAATTCTAGATCATATAGGTGTTTCTGGATATACAATTATTGAGGATGTTACAGGTAAGGGATACAGAGGTCGAGTTATTGACGATTTAGAAGGTCATGCACTTACCAATGGTTATGTAATGACTATTTGCAATGAAGAACAAGAACGGCAAATAGCTGAAGCTGTTCGACCAGTCATCAAAAAATATGGTGGTGTATGTATTGCTGCTGATGTTAAATCAATCGTAGATTAA
- a CDS encoding amidase — translation MNSNDLAFTPALELAQLIRLREVSPLELVEVYLERIERLNPQLGSYFTVTADLAIADATNKTELLTTISELPPFFGVPISIKDLSAVAGVTCTYGNPALLNNIANHDDGVVTKIKQAGFIILGKTATSELGSYPYSEPMGFPPARNPWNLEYTPGGSSGGAAASVAAGLSAIAQGSDGGGSVRGPAACCGVVGIKPARGRVSKAPVGDRLGGIAVDGPLARTVADAAAMLDVISGYVTGDPYWLPDPQPSFLSATQFKLDPLKIAFSTNILPFGEADANCQQGVLKTVELLAQFGHQVEEKYPDFSSLIEPFKVVWQAGIAAAGIPSPALQPLNQWLFAKNGSVAEYLQALSQMQIVSRQIIAFFDTVDVLVLPVYLHSPIRVGEWADLSPEETFAKIVHWVAPCPVANATGLPAIALPVGFDSNGLPLSVQLIGKPAAESTLISLAAQLEAANPWIQHQPAL, via the coding sequence ATGAATAGCAATGATTTAGCTTTTACTCCGGCTTTAGAGTTAGCACAATTAATCCGTCTACGGGAAGTGTCGCCGCTGGAGTTGGTGGAAGTATATTTGGAAAGAATTGAACGCTTGAATCCCCAATTGGGGAGTTATTTTACAGTTACGGCAGATTTAGCGATCGCTGATGCTACAAATAAAACGGAATTACTGACGACCATTTCCGAATTACCGCCGTTTTTTGGTGTGCCAATTTCTATTAAAGACTTAAGTGCAGTTGCAGGTGTTACTTGTACTTATGGAAATCCAGCGCTGTTGAACAATATTGCCAATCATGATGATGGCGTGGTGACGAAAATTAAACAAGCGGGATTTATTATTCTGGGTAAAACCGCAACTTCCGAATTAGGTTCTTATCCTTACAGCGAACCTATGGGATTTCCCCCAGCAAGAAACCCTTGGAATTTAGAATATACTCCGGGTGGTTCTAGTGGTGGTGCAGCGGCATCGGTAGCAGCAGGATTAAGTGCGATCGCTCAAGGTTCAGATGGTGGTGGTTCGGTGCGTGGTCCGGCGGCTTGTTGTGGTGTTGTGGGCATCAAACCAGCCAGGGGAAGAGTTTCTAAAGCCCCTGTAGGCGATCGCTTGGGGGGCATCGCTGTTGATGGTCCCCTTGCCCGCACAGTGGCGGATGCAGCCGCTATGTTAGATGTCATCTCTGGCTACGTTACTGGTGATCCTTATTGGCTACCAGATCCCCAACCATCATTTCTGTCTGCAACTCAATTTAAATTAGATCCTTTAAAAATTGCCTTTAGTACCAATATTCTTCCTTTTGGAGAAGCTGACGCTAACTGTCAACAAGGAGTATTAAAAACAGTTGAATTACTAGCACAATTTGGACATCAAGTTGAGGAAAAATATCCAGATTTTAGCAGTTTAATCGAACCATTTAAAGTAGTTTGGCAAGCAGGAATAGCAGCAGCGGGAATCCCGTCACCAGCTTTGCAACCTTTGAACCAGTGGTTATTCGCAAAAAATGGTTCTGTTGCTGAATATCTGCAAGCACTTTCCCAAATGCAAATTGTCTCTCGGCAAATTATCGCATTTTTTGATACTGTGGATGTGTTGGTATTACCAGTCTATCTCCATTCTCCCATTCGCGTCGGTGAATGGGCAGATTTGAGTCCAGAAGAGACATTCGCCAAAATTGTCCACTGGGTCGCGCCTTGTCCTGTCGCAAATGCTACTGGATTACCTGCGATCGCTCTTCCCGTCGGTTTTGATAGCAATGGTTTACCCCTGAGTGTACAGCTAATTGGTAAACCTGCGGCTGAATCTACCCTCATTAGTCTAGCAGCCCAACTAGAAGCCGCTAACCCTTGGATTCAACATCAGCCAGCACTTTAG
- the cmr6 gene encoding type III-B CRISPR module RAMP protein Cmr6, which produces MVFERPQTNQPRRPQPPAPTTPDVNRPRKVINVPVGDNGRGNGNPGGHGGGNNQPPIPSPWLNPDNPPQPHPEASFVEYLRWMRTACSSASLSPNHDYKDSTKVQILQMAEQGSKYSQRLQQLTKRTELIAQKSFKVQCPWRIRVGGHRGPESILLPAFDALGIPYIPSSSLRGVARTQAIREIMAKDKIEWQEAEKQIASYFGSVETQDKANQAGKVVFLDAYPLPNQNQNVLAVDIANNIWQWDNNSANNTPKYSPNPNPFFSLEKPMFVIGLRLASNCQDNDILEQVKQWLIKGLQAGVGSQVNTGYGQLNPAGKLEKNHEFFRVEFVIEGQLIHGRQRFRNVNQPYQRGNDGRFRTDNNGKLRTDNIATSEVRPVAFKSMLRYWFRTFALGVLEPTQVQEWENKIFGGINPSKQYGWLMVRVLEGKTIRDNATNQNDDFGEQSGILTLNYSPEIPQSQKQNLEKLIKNLTWLMFHLGGIGQGARRPLYSRKNRNPPRPPWYRGCNLITESDDNFWTLPDNTKQFQELFKTKIRNFYEALQTLGVNFNSGQLRTCGIVRNNQWTEAIDANCRIFVCSGDEKFGKSYALSVLHSDELKFNNNYDGNLCGKTQGNKVIPSPVWIANLGNYQVVTVFGANENPRRKYLETLQSKVQIFPL; this is translated from the coding sequence ATGGTATTTGAAAGACCTCAAACCAATCAACCTAGAAGACCTCAACCACCTGCACCTACCACACCAGATGTAAACAGACCCAGAAAAGTAATTAACGTTCCTGTGGGTGATAATGGTCGCGGCAATGGTAATCCTGGTGGTCATGGTGGTGGTAATAATCAGCCTCCTATCCCGTCTCCCTGGTTGAATCCAGATAACCCACCTCAACCACATCCAGAAGCCAGTTTTGTAGAATATCTCCGTTGGATGCGAACTGCTTGCAGCAGCGCTTCGCTATCGCCCAATCATGATTATAAAGACTCCACTAAGGTACAAATATTACAAATGGCCGAACAAGGGTCAAAATATTCCCAGCGATTACAACAACTAACAAAACGTACTGAATTAATAGCCCAAAAAAGTTTTAAAGTTCAATGTCCTTGGAGAATTAGAGTAGGAGGACATAGAGGACCAGAAAGTATTTTATTACCCGCTTTTGATGCTTTGGGTATTCCTTATATTCCCTCTAGCAGCTTACGGGGTGTAGCCAGAACCCAAGCCATTAGGGAAATCATGGCTAAAGACAAGATTGAATGGCAAGAAGCAGAAAAACAAATTGCCTCCTATTTTGGTTCAGTAGAAACTCAAGATAAAGCCAATCAAGCGGGTAAAGTTGTATTCTTAGACGCTTATCCTTTACCGAATCAAAATCAAAATGTATTAGCTGTGGATATAGCTAATAATATTTGGCAATGGGATAATAATTCAGCCAATAATACACCTAAATATAGCCCCAATCCTAACCCATTTTTCAGTTTAGAAAAGCCCATGTTTGTGATTGGGTTAAGATTAGCTAGTAACTGCCAGGATAACGATATATTAGAACAAGTCAAACAGTGGTTAATCAAAGGTTTACAAGCTGGTGTAGGTTCTCAAGTTAACACTGGTTATGGTCAATTAAATCCCGCAGGAAAACTTGAGAAGAATCATGAATTCTTTAGAGTTGAATTTGTTATAGAAGGCCAGTTAATACATGGTAGACAGAGGTTTAGAAATGTTAACCAACCTTATCAAAGGGGAAATGATGGTAGATTTAGAACTGATAATAATGGTAAGTTAAGAACTGACAATATAGCTACTTCAGAAGTCCGCCCGGTAGCCTTTAAATCAATGTTACGTTATTGGTTTAGAACCTTTGCATTAGGGGTTTTAGAACCTACACAAGTTCAAGAATGGGAAAATAAAATCTTTGGAGGGATCAATCCTAGTAAACAATATGGCTGGTTAATGGTCAGAGTATTAGAAGGAAAAACTATTAGAGATAATGCTACAAATCAAAACGATGATTTTGGTGAACAATCAGGAATACTCACATTAAACTATTCACCGGAAATTCCCCAGTCTCAAAAACAGAACTTAGAGAAATTAATAAAAAATCTCACCTGGTTAATGTTTCATTTGGGTGGTATTGGTCAAGGTGCAAGAAGACCATTATATTCTCGAAAAAATCGTAATCCTCCCCGTCCTCCTTGGTATCGTGGCTGTAATTTAATTACTGAAAGTGATGATAATTTTTGGACATTACCAGATAATACTAAACAATTTCAAGAATTATTCAAAACTAAAATCAGGAATTTTTATGAAGCATTACAAACCTTAGGTGTTAATTTTAATTCTGGACAATTAAGAACTTGTGGAATAGTTAGAAATAACCAATGGACAGAAGCAATAGACGCAAATTGTCGCATATTTGTATGTTCTGGAGACGAAAAATTCGGTAAATCTTATGCCCTATCAGTTTTACATAGTGATGAACTAAAATTTAATAATAATTATGACGGTAATCTTTGCGGTAAAACTCAAGGTAATAAGGTTATTCCTTCCCCTGTATGGATTGCAAATTTAGGAAATTACCAAGTAGTAACAGTATTTGGTGCTAATGAAAATCCACGCCGAAAATATTTAGAAACATTACAAAGTAAAGTTCAAATCTTCCCACTATGA